A genomic region of Bactrocera dorsalis isolate Fly_Bdor chromosome 3, ASM2337382v1, whole genome shotgun sequence contains the following coding sequences:
- the LOC105222416 gene encoding uncharacterized protein LOC105222416, whose amino-acid sequence MAKCGAIALTLLAAVLLNILGHCEMSVYPGLRRKPLRQFLQQPFDVSSDYLAQLMEENARRRLQQTFEQQLERIHMQMNRQRQRDERRERLNQRLQMLAAENAEESNEDSGEVEMESTEVDDNAYDVTQNQDNVYRNNNNNNRNQYVDPNGFFTYKYDTPMEMNLRERIPFAVGPSDPRFFEQNSGEIESARNSDELDSRALDDYQEFVPAESQNIGEKAVAIAAANAPATNATNTEVSTGAPTDVKTPVLAPAPVDSAKLSDGGSTTFHRIKPQNAAAAAAVAGAGVVAAMKLPVAQDASDDSNARHHISALIDKLQKEGKSASIANTHDVAAALGGNGISGGDNLVVRQHLGVDGEMGMYLVALIAGVSAAVTVGFIALGIAWYTLRRKSKAAADVEYPAYGVTGPNKDISPSGDRKLAQSAQMYHYQHQKQQIIAMENRQAAEGSCGMSDVESDDEENEEGDYTVYECPGLAPPMGEMEVKNPLFIDETPVTPSTNITTTTTTTTSTPIITNNLTHATPQQPPTQQLGKKPTYKVIVGAAPNPKATSAESTSSEENSKRKKSKK is encoded by the exons GGCTTCGACGCAAACCGTTACGCCAATTTCTGCAACAACCGTTTGATGTGTCTTCGGATTATTTGGCCCAACTTATGGAGGAGAATGCGCGGCGGCGTCTACAACAAACATTCGAACAGCAATTGGAGCGCATCCACATGCAAATGAATCGGCAACGACAACGCGACGAGCGGCGCGAACGTTTGAATCAACGCCTACAAATGCTTGCCGCCGAGAATGCGGAGGAGAGCAACGAGGACAGCGGTGAGGTTGAAATGGAATCGACGGAAGTCGATGACAATGCCTACGATGTCactcaaaatcaagataatgtgtatagaaacaacaacaataacaatcgaaATCAATACGTGGACCCGAACGGCTTCTTCACCTATAAATATGACACACCCATGGAGATGAATTTGCGTGAACGCATACCCTTCGCCGTGGGTCCATCCGATCCACGTTTCTTCGAGCAGAATAGCGGTGAAATCGAAAGTGCGCGCAACAGCGATGAGTTGGACTCGCGCGCCTTGGATGACTATCAGGAATTTGTACCAGCCGAGTCGCAGAACATTGGCGAAAAAGCAGTGGCTATTGCAGCGGCGAATGCGCCAGCCACCAACGCAACTAACACTGAGGTCTCGACGGGCGCGCCCACTGACGTCAAAACGCCTGTTCTGGCGCCAGCACCTGTTGATAGCGCGAAACTGAGCGATGGTGGCAGCACCACCTTCCATCGCATCAAGCCGCAAAACGCTGCGGCGGCAGCTGCGGTCGCGGGCGCCGGCGTTGTGGCGGCAATGAAGCTCCCAGTGGCACAGGACGCCAGCGATGACAGTAATGCACGACACCACATCAGTGCGCTCATTGATAAGCTGCAGAAGGAAGGCAAGTCGGCGTCCATCGCCAACACACACGATGTGGCTGCAGCTCTGGGCGGTAACGGCATTAGCGGCGGCGATAATTTGGTGGTGCGTCAACATCTGGGCGTCGATGGCGAGATGGGCATGTATTTGGTGGCTTTGATTGCGGGCGTAAGCGCCGCTGTGACTGTGGGTTTCATAGCGCTCGGCATTGCCTGGTACAC TTTGCGTCGCAAATCGAAAGCCGCAGCGGATGTTGAATATCCGGCGTACGGTGTGACCGGACCCAACAAGGACATCTCACCGTCCGGTGATCGCAAATTGGCACAAAGCGCACAAATGTACCACTACCAGCACCAGAAGCAACAGATAATCGCAATGGAGAACCGCCAGGCGGCAGAGGGTAGTTGCGGCATGTCCGATGTGGAGAGCGACGATGAGGAGAATGAGGAGGGCGATTACACTGTCTACGAATGTCCCGGACTCGCACCG CCAATGGGAGAGATGGAGGTGAAGAACCCATTGTTTATAGATGAAACCCCAGTTACGCCATCGACCAACATCACCACCACAACCACGACCACCACTTCCACACCCATCATCACCAATAACCTGACACATGCCACACCACAACAACCACCCACACAACAGCTCGGCAAGAAGCCCACTTACAAGGTTATTGTTGGTGCTGCACCCAATCCCAAAGCTACCTCAGCAGAGTCCACGTCTTCCGAGGAGAATAGCAAGCGCAAGAAGAGCAAGAAGTAA